Proteins from a single region of Trichoplusia ni isolate ovarian cell line Hi5 chromosome 3, tn1, whole genome shotgun sequence:
- the LOC113491926 gene encoding cathepsin B-like: MCTLLTTFVYLVYAIIPIIAEPHYSLSDEFIDKINAKQKLWTAGRNFHPNTPYEHIKILAGTFPNLKLRSEAPTVKHDPALIASLPDSFDSRDKWPNCPTLNEIRDQGSCGSCYAVGSAATMTDRYCIHANGTKHFHFSAQDIMACCPECGLSCMGGNNEGCWNHYNTGGFVSGGSYGSKQGCMPYVVPPCEHNVTGSRPPCGRYLDPMKCVKSCEANYKVSYENDKRFGKPKYTLPNDEDHIRAELYQNGPVTTSIVLYEDFMTYKSGVYVHTEGKAIGHHTMKLMGWGVENGNKYWLIANSFNSDWGDNGFLKLLRGKNHCGVEEGVMTSIPIIP; this comes from the coding sequence ATGTGTACGTTACTTACGACTTTTGTTTACCTCGTGTACGCAATCATACCAATAATTGCTGAACCACACTACTCACTATCCGACGAATTTATCGATAAGATTAATGCCAAACAAAAACTTTGGACAGCCGGAAGAAACTTCCATCCGAACACGCCATATGAACACATAAAAATACTAGCGGGCACCTTCCCAAACTTGAAATTAAGATCAGAAGCGCCGACTGTGAAGCATGATCCAGCTCTAATTGCAAGTCTTCCGGACAGCTTTGATTCTCGAGATAAATGGCCTAATTGCCCAACCTTAAATGAAATCAGAGATCAAGGATCGTGCGGTAGTTGCTACGCGGTTGGTTCCGCAGCCACCATGACAGACCGGTACTGCATACACGCTAACGGGACAAAACACTTCCATTTTTCAGCTCAAGATATTATGGCGTGCTGTCCTGAATGTGGCTTGTCTTGCATGGGAGGTAACAATGAAGGGTGTTGGAACCATTACAATACAGGTGGATTTGTATCAGGAGGCAGCTATGGCTCGAAACAGGGATGCATGCCGTACGTGGTTCCCCCGTGCGAGCATAACGTTACGGGCAGCCGCCCGCCGTGTGGCCGATACCTGGACCCGATGAAGTGCGTTAAGTCCTGTGAGGCAAACTACAAAGTAAGTTACGAGAATGACAAACGTTTCGGAAAACCAAAATACACTTTGCCGAATGATGAGGATCACATCAGAGCAGAGTTATACCAAAACGGACCAGTGACAACATCCATTGTATTGTACGAAGATTTTATGACTTATAAATCCGGTGTATATGTACACACGGAGGGAAAAGCAATCGGGCATCATACTATGAAGCTAATGGGTTGGGGAGTCGAAAATGGCAACAAATACTGGCTTATCGCAAACTCTTTCAACTCTGACTGGGGTGACAATGGATTTTTGAAGCTTCTGAGAGGGAAAAACCACTGCGGTGTTGAGGAGGGTGTTATGACGTCAATACCTATTATACCATAA